The sequence below is a genomic window from Perca flavescens isolate YP-PL-M2 chromosome 24, PFLA_1.0, whole genome shotgun sequence.
GTGATCGACAAAattcttaataatcaattattgATCGTTGAGTaatcatgcccatccctagttgTAGTTACTCGGTGTGACCAACAAGTGAAAGCAAACTTTCGAAACTCCACTGCTGTCCAGCTTGATGCAAATAGCATTCCATTTATTTCAGGGAAAACTTTCAAAATACACAGATATAATCCctgtttttatattaatttccATGTCTGCGTGTAATgggttcatgtttcacaaaatgtgatccaatctttttttttaatctattccaattaaaaaataataatattccgATTTGTTTAGATTAACGTTGCCTCTGTATTGTGTGCAGCCAGCCATTCTGCAGCCTTTACTTTTTTGTTACACCCTAATGTTTGGTGTTTATTTTTGCTGCAGACCTGCCCCCTTCTGCTGCGAGTATTCACCACCAACAGTGGCCGACACCACAGAGCAGATGAATTTGCCCGGGGCAACGTTCCCTCCAGTGAACTGCAGATATACACATGGTGAGATCGCAAACATTTCACTTACATCTTTGTCATTGAATGTGTCAATCAAGCATTTGCCAGTGTTTAAAGATAAGTTTAAAAGGCAGTAAAAGCTCCTTGTTGAGGTACAATTAGATTTTAATTCACAACAAAGAATTGGAGCAGATCtctgattctgtgtgtgtttttcaggatGGATGCTACTCTGAAGGAGCTGACCAGCCTGGTGAAGGAAGTGTATCCAGAGGCCAGAAAAAAGGGGACCCACTTCAGCTTTGCTATTGTCTATCCAGACCCCAGAGGGAAAGTGTACAGGTTTGTATCAtactacaacagcagcaccggTTGAACTCATCTAGCAGGCCACTTGCCTAATGATCTATTGAATTTGTGTGCACTGTATATTAAAAAACGTGCCTGTCCCCCCCTTTTACAGGTTGAAAGATATCGGCAACACTATATCCGGCAGGAAGGGTGCAGATGACTCAATGACGTTGCAGTCTCAGCGCTTCCAGATTGGAGACTATCTGGACATAGCTATCACACCACCCAACAGAGCCCCGCCCCTTAACCCACGCATGAGGCCCTTCTGAACACAAACACCAACACATAAACCAACACACAttaacatacattttgttttgtttatttttttgcatttcatcATCTTGGGTGGTTTTTGCCtcattttataaaatgtgatgtgtaataaagttgcaatttttttccaaattttctGTCCCTTTGTGTAATATACTGTGAGAGGTTATTAGGAATTAAGTCTTAGATAAATAAAGTCGGTCCATTAAACTGCACTAGTGTtgtgaaaaaaactattttatcaGATTTTAAGGTGGTCCAGATACCGCTAGAACTGGAGTCAGAATTCCTGGTGACACCTCAGTGATGATTGAATTTTTTAGGTTTTATTAAAACACCCAATGCTGAAAATTGGAATTTCACTGGGATCTTGTAAGTTGGGAGTGAGCTAGTTGAAATAAATGTAAGTATCATCACTGCCTTCAATTATGGTtaatttacaattatttttaacACTGAAATTAGTTAAATGCTACTCAAAACTGCCTGAATGTTATGTCTAAGAAATATaccaaattaaatgtttttgggtACTTGAAGCCAAAAAACCACCAGTATATCAAAATAGAAGTGGGACAGGCAGGGTTTTAAAATATTGCACTTGTGGCAATGCTACAGACTCATTGATGTatttacgtgtactgctgttGGTCAGCCTCTTTGTGGTTAGTAAGGAgaactttattttgatagtttaACAGGAAAATGTAGGATGTCCGGCGGCGCATGCGTAATGCCACATACTGACAGCAAGTAGAGCAAACAGCCAAGCTAGCCAACTGTTAGCTGAAGAAAGCAGCTATTTACACACAAAACTTAGGTTGAGATGTTTCGGAGAAAACTGACAGCGCTAGATTATCACAACCCCAGTGAATTTGACTGCACAGGTAAGACACAACTCGTCAATGAGCTCTTCAATATGGTCTGGTGAGTGAACGTTAAACGTAGAGCAGGCTAACGTGCATGCACAAGTCCTGTCGCTGGAGACAACGAAATGCCAAACTGTAAAATAATAGTTCCATGGTGCTTTTTGGCCGACAAACCTGTTTGTTAGGACACGAAATAAAGTATTTTACGAGCTTTTTATGCCATAGACCATACAGTGTATGATTGACGTATTTAAcgttacacaaatacacaaaaaaacgcTTAACGTTTACCGCTTGTGTCCACAGTTTTATTCCAACGTGTTTTAATATCATACTCTATAAGTTCAGAATGAGCAATATATAACAACCTGAGAATGTTATGTGAATATGCTCACTTGAACTTCGGGctaatggaccttttttcacagcagacatttcgACTTGtccatagtaggaaaagcacagctgaaattgataaccttaacgatggctcaattctattaagtgtcccagtgagtcagcatgcccaataccagtgcctctcctaagtggaatgcagccatcattaatggtttggaatacacctgtgcttttgctactatgacaagtcaacatgtctgccgtgaaaaaggtatATTGCTGGGCTGTACATTTAAATTAACCACTGTTAAAGCAGTGAAGTGAATTGCCGCCTACCCCTACAAAAAGGCCAATATTGATTCAGTCCGCTTCTGTTACACGACTGCAAACTACTGTATGTAGCCATATGTCCATTGGTTTGCAACTAGTATCTGTCTCCCCTCTCTGCTCAGATGAGACGCAATTTAGGAACTGCATCGTGTGGCTGGAGGACCAGAAGATTCGACATTATAAGATCGAGGACAGAGGAAACCTGAGGAACATCCCGAGCTCAGACTGGCCCAAAGCCTACCAGAAGGTGAGACCACATCTCTGTCCATTGCCAAAATTGGACTTGTGGAAAATGCCACCTTAAAGCTGACATGAATGGTATTATGAAAAGGATTTTAATTGTTGTGAAGCTGTTGGCACTTCCTTCCATGCatgctgtgtgtttgagtgtccTTTCCTTTGTGCAGTACCTGCAGGATCTCAACTGTCCGTTTGGAGTTGAGGAGAAGCACGAGGCTCTAGACTGGTTACTGGGCCTGTCCGTACGATATGAATATGGAGACAAT
It includes:
- the sap18 gene encoding histone deacetylase complex subunit SAP18 produces the protein MALESRITQEEIKKEPEKPIDREKTCPLLLRVFTTNSGRHHRADEFARGNVPSSELQIYTWMDATLKELTSLVKEVYPEARKKGTHFSFAIVYPDPRGKVYRLKDIGNTISGRKGADDSMTLQSQRFQIGDYLDIAITPPNRAPPLNPRMRPF